Part of the Corticium candelabrum chromosome 15, ooCorCand1.1, whole genome shotgun sequence genome, tttctgtacGTTCGCTTCATCGTTGATATGAATATGTTCGCATCACGTGATGGGCAGATTTTTTACGAGTCAAAATGGTGGACCAACTCGGTTTCTTCTCTGTTGAAGCTACGTCGAGCTCCGAATCTGACGACGAAGAAGAAGAtagagaagagagagaggCGTCAACAAAAGGAGATAAAGAGAAATCAACTGAGGTTGGTGACCATTCCAATTCGGATGTTTCAGGTCATTCCCAAGACGATGATGGCAAACTCCCGTCGCCTGACACGCTCTTTAAGACCGTTAAATGTCCGGAATTTCTTAAGACGACAAACGACATTGATTGGTACGACATGATTATGAAACGAGACCACGACTCGGATGCATTCTACGCTCTCTCGTCCgttcctcctcctccttctcTCGCATCAGAGCCAATTCGCTATTCAAGCGGAGACAAAAGACCACAGAGCGTTTTAGATAACCTCGAGGAGGAAAAAGTTAACCCAGAGGTGGAGAACAAGCCCAAGAAAGAGAAGACAACGACATCGAAGGAGGAAAGCttcaagaagaaagaaaagcGGAAACGAGACCTTGGTCAGGCATCTCGAGGAAAGAACTACGTGGAAGAAGAGAAACGGATTCTTAGAGAGGGATACAGTAGTGGTGCAGGATTAGGTTTCGACTAAACAACTTGataattttaatttctaattcgTAGACATAGACTACCTCACAATGTGCTTAAACCGAAAAACGAAAACTACACACAATGGACTGTACTCGACATCTCGGCTGCTCCATTTCCATTCCGATGTGCAGTTCTGTGAGATTGTAATGTCGTCATGAGTTTGTAGTCTGCGAGCTCTGTTCTTTACAACTTCGTCTGTCTTTGTCGTCTTGGACGATGTGCTTTACAGTCTGCCACAGGTAGACTCTACCGTGAGGAAAGAGACTTATAGCACCTCCACCACTTTCTTCCAGTTTGAACAAAACGAGATAGGGACGGTCCATATCCATTGCCTGACATTGACAGGCACTTGACTTTGTAACAAAATTAACGTTTTTGTTGTGACGCAAGTAGGTTGCATTGGCTGTCGTGAAACGATTAAATACTCGAGATATGGAAAATTCGTATGACGTCCAAGATGGATCTTCTGCAACGACGGCTGTGCTTCTGACTGCTTTGCCTATGACAGCTAAATCCAAACAGTTTGATAGCAGAACGATTGGTAGACTAATTTGATGCATGCAGCCGACCTGTGTCCAAGTTTAGAGAACAGAGGTGTGTGTCGAGACTTGCTTCATCACAGGTGGGACATTCTGTAAAGAGTTTGAAAGATGTTATTGAATGTTGCTGGCAA contains:
- the LOC134190724 gene encoding UPF0690 protein C1orf52 homolog, translating into MVDQLGFFSVEATSSSESDDEEEDREEREASTKGDKEKSTEVGDHSNSDVSGHSQDDDGKLPSPDTLFKTVKCPEFLKTTNDIDWYDMIMKRDHDSDAFYALSSVPPPPSLASEPIRYSSGDKRPQSVLDNLEEEKVNPEVENKPKKEKTTTSKEESFKKKEKRKRDLGQASRGKNYVEEEKRILREGYSSGAGLGFD